One window of the Babesia bovis T2Bo chromosome 2, whole genome shotgun sequence genome contains the following:
- a CDS encoding TH1 family protein, giving the protein MKHSNLFKMEEVSTAEPHPPPDRREIIDVSPEEFEESQRFIQSEDAIMDDSVFSHIRKVISYKYREAAAASEDGSNSVNNGDSREKHSECLAELNTTVLNTLVDNYVGYAWLCEVCARWIEELNMSNSHYLTTHALNDRVDGGVTSSIGTQGIILEALMNYLTQKYDSEKMRVYMEDKGDHGKWNPPELYWTLMKSPLVVSHMIKIYHERPKDEFLSSWYQDYINNASTNMKMSHSDIDLEGLSRITSNFSVFTLRMSEEIRRFLLKDDILDSTELDNNTPLSPLFWHAENAYIYSQALLHFIYQWRIDLRGCRRLSQLVARTTMNPVSGLFPDLGKIDGKLCEWSASQIHLLMTNFARFPNLHSAFKRLCSNHHISSFKLNELDVCDFYDELNKILNAFDSYGVLLFDQSRESVPKDRAGQMIVSDDVDESVSQYGDTSRNDEYMRLRNAPEMPPLEAIRESDILNQLIEDFANEDVTLPDSNTWIRYANLLVLLSVYSPYEMLYFHYDDLVCDHMKRLPQREVWKQFYLPDSDGDSSLDDIEHMRDYGVGSQDDSYDEEGESSAVYSTDPQSATYTPNAESDYSLSDDVNDLEDGESGVNKAWRRLSIQSQSSGSMGQALSSIISSSDFESDVNNNMELESTSSYYGGKVRLVPSDPPLSDPDKRHIDTVAGDMVTSRIKRARKSDILPSDIGDDELLEIKSTLASAIYKNMNEDSRLGAPKNISAERLYEMKEIYASFKVQSDKVKAIARKELYHLYKVIHTPSMKPHQRDLEMRDVISTVIASSVVMAYIRHSVVKQRSIAALCNFKLLLLKEIADKHTVKRMPIALFLRDVCIACAEGKLGSVSSAVKLDRLECIVDLLVYLTRFERQCVLVVSIFNSFMHQMDRSISRHFISMLLRYCGAPYGNQFVYHVLKLVENYLSLGTTGTSNVLNANEANVINNYVRPFLDECAQTWSSNSTMAPITRRCESLLKTQSL; this is encoded by the exons ATGAAACATTCTAATCTCTTCAAAATGGAAGAGGTATCGACTGCTGAGCCACATCCACCACCTGACCGTCGTGAGATTATCGACGTATCGCCTGAGGAGTTTGAAG AGTCGCAACGCTTCATTCAAAGTGAAGATGCTATTATGGATGATTCTGTTTTCTCTCATATTCGTAAAGTGATATCTTACAAGTACCGTGAAGCTGCTGCTGCGTCTGAAGATGGTAGCAATTCTGTTAACAATGGAGATTCTCGTGAGAAGCATTCTGAATGTTTAGCTGAGCTTAACACAACTGTACTGAACACTCTTGTTGACAACTATGTTGGTTATGCTTGGCTCTGTGAAGTATGTGCTCGATGGATTGAGGAACTGAATATGTCAAACAGTCACTATTTAACTACCCATGCATTGAATGACCGCGTAGACGGTGGAGTTACTAGTAGCATTGGCACCCAAGGTATAATTCTTGAGGCGTTGATGAATTATCTCACCCAGAAGTACGACTCTGAGAAGATGCGCGTATACATGGAGGACAAGGGTGACCACGGCAAGTGGAACCCTCCTGAGTTGTACTGgacattgatgaaatcGCCTTTGGTGGTATCCCACATGATCAAGATATATCACGAGCGTCCTAAGGATGAATTTCTAAGTTCCTGGTATCAGGACTATATCAACAATGCTAGTACCAACATGAAGATGTCTCATTCCGACATTGACCTGGAGGGTCTTTCTCGTATTACAAGCAATTTTAGTGTATTTACATTACGTATGTCAGAAGAGATCCGTCGTTTCTTACTTAAGgatgacattttggatTCCACAGAGTTGGATAATAACACTCCTTTAAGCCCACTGTTTTGGCACGCTGAGAacgcatatatatactcGCAGGCACTACTACATTTTATTTACCAATGGCGGATTGATCTTCGTGGTTGTAGGCGACTATCGCAACTGGTGGCGCGTACTACCATGAATCCCGTTAGTGGTTTATTCCCTGATTTGGGTAAGATTGACGGCAAGCTATGTGAGTGGAGTGCTTCGCAGATTCATTTGCTTATGACTAATTTTGCCAGGTTTCCCAATCTTCACAGTGCGTTTAAACGTCTGTGTTCCAACCATCACATATCATCTTTTAAACTGAACGAGCTGGACGTTTGTGACTTTTACGATGAATTGAACAAGATTTTGAACGCTTTTGACAGTTATGGCGTTTTGCTATTTGATCAATCCAGAG AATCGGTTCCTAAAGACAGGGCTGGTCAGATGATAGTTTCTGACGATGTTGATGAGTCTGTATCGCAATATGGTGACACCAGTCGCAATGATGAGTATATGCGTTTGCGCAATGCTCCTGAGATGCCTCCTTTAGAGGCTATTCGTGAAAGTGACATTTTGAACCAGTTAATTGAGGATTTTGCTAACGAAGACGTGACCCTTCCCGATTCTAACACTTGGATTCGTTATGCCAACCTCTTAGTTCTTTTATCGGTATATTCACCCTATGAAATGCTATACTTCCATTATGACGATCTTGTTTGTGACCACATGAAGCGTTTACCTCAGCGTGAAGTTTGGAAGCAATTTTATTTACCG GATTCTGATGGTGACAGTAGTTTAGATGACATAGAGCACATGCGTGACTATGGTGTTGGATCTCAGGATGATTCTTACGATGAGGAAGGGGAGTCTAGTGCTGTATACTCCACTGATCCTCAATCCGCAACATACACTCCTAATGCCGAATCGGACTATAGCCTCAGTGACGATGTTAACGATTTGGAGGATGGCGAATCGGGTGTTAATAAGGCTTGGCGAAGGCTGAGTATCCAATCTCAGTCATCTGGATCGATGGGCCAGGCACTTTCTTCCATTATTTCATCTAGTGACTTTGAGAGTGACGTGAACAATAACATGGAGTTGGAATCTACATCAAGTTACTACGGCGGAAAGGTACGCCTAGTTCCATCGGATCCTCCATTAAGTGACCCCGACAAGCGTCACATTGATACTGTTGCCGGTGACATGGTAACTTCTCGTATTAAACGTGCTCGTAAATCAGATATACTTCCATCTGATATTGGTGACGACGAGCTTCTCGAGATTAAAAGCACTCTGGCAAGTGCTATTTACAAGAATATGAACGAAGACAGTCGTTTGGGTGCTCCTAAGAACATTTCTGCAGAGCGTTTGTATGAGATGAAGGAGATTTATGCGTCGTTTAAGGTCCAAAGTGACAAGGTTAAGGCCATAGCTCGTAAAGAGTTGTATCATTTGTATAAGGTTATCCACACCCCTTCTATGAAACCACATCAGCGTGATTTAGAGATGCGTGATGTGATATCTACAGTGATTGCTTCATCCGTCGTGATGGCATACATTCGTCACAGCGTTGTAAAGCAACGGTCTATCGCTGCACTATGTAACTTCAAATTGCTTTTACTCAAGGAGATTGCTGACAAGCATACTGTAAAGCGTATGCCGATAGCTTTATTTTTACGCGATGTTTGTATTGCGTGTGCTGAGGGCAAGCTTGGTTCCGTTAGCAGTGCTGTTAAATTGGACCGTCTGGAGTGTATAGTCGATCTTTTGGTTTACCTTACAAGATTCGAGCGTCAGTGCGTACTTGTAGTATCGATATTCAATTCATTT ATGCACCAGATGGATAGGAGTATAAGCAGGCACTTTATTTCTATGTTGTTGCGTTATTGTGGCGCTCCTTATGGTAATCAATTTGTCTACCATGTTCTTAAACTGGTTGAGAATTATCTCAGTTTGg GAACCACTGGTACGTCGAATGTATTGAACGCCAATGAAGCTAACGTCATCAATAATTACGTTCGCCCATTTTTGGATGAGTGCGCTCAGACTTGGTCCAGTAACTCTACTATGGCTCCCATAACCAGGCGATGCGAATCTTTGCTCAAAACGCAGAGTTTATAG
- a CDS encoding formin homology 2 domain containing protein — protein sequence MEYVDYDSLTEADIGAMEVLNVRSKVSELPMSSSSNISPYALGMSVRLDLEKRRRSTQTDKERDMMLGSSFMDSQSKLGASDKVLEAATILRKLESNCGAVVYREALATRMQLRNMALKNFSAQNYGEALLQAHYSLMLAKKFHMEVSKTPLSGEMAMELLILSKCYAEVGRLDAGRPYLQEFRFLVEQTLIHLVDPSGSNKRGASPLPPGNTLINCDSKVFPGIVFTLGEILTMYDMSEDSEMFFSKYLILCEREFGESSLQLSDAINSVCIYLLRSKQYLKALPLAVKALEIHKKHFGDYTSEDPDTRVAESYCNVGVIYRMAGNPIDALHNLLIALDMKMRILQDRSHTQVQDIFLSIGCCQHMIGNFHAAASIYREVYITRCDSLGATHPLSISVKHLIEDLDRDIKLAPKSEDSDKDDTTCDGDNDDVFSRVKALDNDMVHSQADSSRTTPGIEVSRVQSLYSNKTKHFLIPSTSIMQVQECMVVKKKVLDLSKQISSQYGCRRLPIINVPRMARGRVFINDGQPVMECNRDAIDLLLEWDFAPPEVNSEGDVTGSDPKLPKEVMLFIPLMDGSEPITGFYNKPLYVPNPGIFHAFKRSNVVRDFNVTVIPAKPDTSPAAPEPIIKRMTMTDPMVKISKSNQLLLKKGGAVIPKSLDGALAPKVTTTLPAKKLGLAPPKSTGDQPAALTPQSSDGQLGIKPKSSISALSGDATTAPKAKSASEVGAKKASSPPEKPPEPEVPPVALGEMFLKKASGLNNRNAKFLAKIGNLAKIVVKPNQISVPLPKVKVPAPVTHASPICSDSDSDYLSDAMTTSSDIDDCELSPVVYEVCEAPITMATLVSMPLDSSKLPLVLRSIHDPMPMDILAKVRGIRSHKDSDNANKCMLLDQNGASLAIVPWQIDLISLTLAKSCLSLDLAEKFAPKSGDISESDKENALSKYRKLLAGEGLNGLGFMDIIAGKASQSLSSAAGALDAGLGMDLPPSVLANLRKQAEELERKAKEEAEAKRMGSSGDGGDGDGPGGSGMPKVVPILKKGAPEVKKGAPPMKKGAPKGPPPAIKKGLPAKSKGKGSGPTVDNSRVRRFFWDPIFGDDVKGTLFASPKGLPNLDNPDIEETFAKAVPKARVAISAKPKVLSLLPDSKRAYNMNIGLSKFAKYTFKEVKDAVLNLNPEVLNAEATESLLTLLPTQEEITIVQEYVKSGGDVNAVDRPEQFVAVISTIPLLKQRLECHQIALTFKEHFDEIEAPLSRIIKGCEDVMTNRSLNVLANVVLKIGNALNAGDSKKGNAEGFKPTTFAKLNEFRTTTKPVKTLMQYICDIVARNDESLLQIYDDLRSCEDCSKIDMAVLEGGLAKLKNDMQRVSNAVASAERLKDPGDEFVPIMRDFMNDAQPKVSSIQNHYTEVMLLFRETVNYMGYPAKEVDKVKVDELFRHIWGFVKSVEVARQARLEAIAKEERLRQAELRKQEKAVARKSKMRTSLVTPNITATPKMLDDLANTVKMQS from the coding sequence ATGGAGTACGTAGACTACGACAGTTTGACTGAAGCCGACATTGGGGCCATGGAGGTCCTTAATGTGCGTTCTAAGGTCTCAGAGCTGCCGATGAGTAGTTCTAGCAACATATCACCGTATGCTCTTGGTATGTCTGTTCGTCTTGACTTGGAGAAGCGCCGTCGTTCCACTCAGACTGACAAGGAGCGTGATATGATGCTCGGCAGTTCGTTCATGGACTCTCAGAGCAAGCTTGGTGCTAGTGACAAGGTTCTTGAGGCTGCTACTATATTACGCAAGTTGGAGTCAAACTGCGGCGCTGTAGTTTACCGCGAGGCGCTTGCAACACGTATGCAGTTGCGTAATATGGCCTTGAAGAACTTTTCTGCTCAGAACTATGGTGAAGCTTTACTACAGGCTCACTATTCGCTTATGCTTGCCAAGAAGTTCCACATGGAGGTATCTAAAACTCCATTGAGTGGTGAGATGGCTATGGAGCTTTTGATTTTAAGCAAATGCTATGCTGAAGTGGGTCGTTTAGATGCAGGTCGTCCCTACTTACAAGAGTTTCGTTTTCTTGTTGAGCAGACGTTGATTCATTTGGTTGACCCTTCAGGTAGTAATAAGCGTGGCGCATCACCGTTGCCTCCTGGCAACACATTGATAAATTGTGATTCTAAGGTTTTTCCCGGCATCGTCTTTACTTTGGGTGAGATTTTGACAATGTACGACATGAGTGAAGACTCTGAGATGTTTTTTTCAAAGTATTTGATATTATGTGAACGTGAGTTTGGCGAGAGCAGCTTACAGCTCAGTGATGCTATAAACAGcgtatgtatatatttactaCGCAGTAAGCAGTACCTCAAGGCATTGCCTTTGGCAGTTAAGGCTCTTGAGATCCACAAGAAGCACTTTGGCGACTACACTAGTGAGGATCCTGACACTCGCGTTGCTGAGAGTTACTGCAATGTGGgtgttatatatcgcatGGCTGGTAACCCTATTGACGCTCTGCACAACTTGTTGATAGCTTTAGACATGAAGATGCGTATACTTCAGGATCGCAGTCACACTCAGGTACaggatatatttttatcTATTGGATGTTGCCAACACATGATAGGTAACTTTCACGCAGCCGCTTCTATTTATCGTGAGGTATATATCACTCGATGTGACTCTTTAGGCGCGACTCATCCTCTGAGCATATCGGTTAAGCACCTCATTGAGGACCTTGATCGTGACATTAAGTTGGCACCTAAATCGGAGGATTCCGATAAGGACGATACAACTTGCGATGGCGATAATGATGACGTCTTCTCGCGTGTCAAAGCGCTTGACAATGATATGGTTCACTCTCAGGCTGACAGTAGTCGTACCACTCCTGGGATAGAGGTCAGTCGTGTCCAATCCCTATACTCTAACAAGACCAAGCACTTTCTGATTCCTTCAACAAGTATAATGCAGGTTCAGGAGTGCATGGTGGTTAAGAAGAAGGTTTTGGACCTTTCTAAGCAGATATCATCGCAATATGGGTGCCGTAGGCTACCTATAATTAATGTTCCTCGTATGGCTCGCGGCCGTGTATTTATTAATGACGGTCAGCCTGTAATGGAATGTAATCGTGATGCGATTGATTTATTATTAGAGTGGGATTTCGCACCTCCTGAGGTGAATTCTGAGGGTGATGTCACGGGTTCTGACCCCAAGTTACCTAAGGAGGTCATGCTTTTTATCCCTTTGATGGATGGTTCAGAGCCTATAACTGGATTTTACAACAAGCCTTTGTATGTGCCAAATCCTGGTATATTTCACGCCTTCAAGAGGTCTAATGTTGTGCGAGATTTTAATGTGACTGTAATCCCAGCGAAACCGGACACTAGCCCTGCAGCGCCTGAACCCATTATCAAGCGGATGACTATGACTGATCCTATGGTTAAAATAAGCAAGTCTAACCAACTGCTTCTAAAGAAGGGAGGTGCTGTGATACCTAAATCATTAGATGGCGCACTTGCTCCTAAGGTCACAACGACTCTCCCGGCTAAAAAGCTTGGTCTTGCACCTCCTAAGAGCACCGGAGACCAACCTGCAGCCCTTACTCCACAATCATCGGATGGCCAACTTGGAATAAAACCTAAATCTTCAATCAGTGCTCTGTCTGGTGACGCCACCACTGCCCCTAAAGCTAAATCGGCATCTGAAGTCGGTGCTAAAAAAGCAAGTTCGCCGCCAGAAAAACCTCCAGAGCCAGAGGTTCCTCCTGTAGCCTTGGGTGAGATGTTCCTAAAGAAGGCTAGTGGCTTGAATAATCGCAATGCAAAATTCTTGGCTAAAATCGGTAACCTCGCGAAGATTGTTGTCAAGCCTAATCAAATATCGGTACCACTTCCTAAGGTTAAGGTACCTGCTCCTGTAACTCACGCATCTCCTATTTGTTCTGACAGTGACAGTGATTATTTGAGTGACGCGATGACTACGTCATCTGATATAGACGATTGTGAGTTATCCCCTGTTGTCTATGAGGTTTGTGAAGCGCCTATTACCATGGCTACTTTGGTATCAATGCCTTTAGACTCATCTAAGCTTCCACTTGTTTTGAGATCTATTCATGATCCTATGCCTATGGATATATTAGCCAAGGTGCGTGGCATCAGGTCACACAAGGACTCGGATAATGCCAACAAATGCATGTTACTAGACCAGAATGGCGCTTCCTTGGCTATAGTTCCATGGCAGATTGATTTAATTTCACTTACACTTGCGAAATCTTGTTTATCTCTAGATTTAGCAGAGAAGTTTGCTCCCAAGTCTGGTGACATATCGGAATCTGATAAGGAGAATGCATTATCGAAGTATCGCAAGCTGCTTGCTGGTGAAGGCTTAAACGGCCTTGGATTCATGGATATCATCGCTGGCAAGGCTTCACAATCTCTTAGCAGTGCTGCTGGAGCTCTTGATGCTGGTCTTGGCATGGACTTACCTCCATCTGTACTTGCCAACCTGAGGAAACAGGCTGAGGAGCTTGAACGTAAGGCCAAGGAGGAAGCTGAAGCTAAGCGTATGGGCAGTTCTGGTGACGGCGGTGACGGTGACGGTCCCGGTGGCTCTGGGATGCCTAAGGTTGTGCCTATTTTGAAGAAGGGAGCTCCCGAGGTTAAGAAAGGTGCACCTCCTATGAAGAAGGGCGCTCCCAAGGGACCTCCACCTGCTATTAAGAAGGGTCTTCCTGCTAAGTCCAAGGGCAAGGGCTCGGGTCCAACTGTAGACAACTCTCGAGTTCGTCGTTTCTTCTGGGACCCTATTTTCGGTGATGACGTTAAGGGTACCTTATTTGCATCACCTAAGGGTTTGCCTAACCTCGACAATCCAGACATTGAGGAGACATTTGCTAAAGCCGTTCCTAAGGCTCGTGTTGCCATATCTGCCAAGCCTAAGGTGCTGAGTTTACTTCCTGACTCCAAGCGTGCCTACAATATGAACATTGGTCTGTCTAAGTTTGCGAAATACACTTTCAAGGAGGTTAAGGACGCAGTTTTGAATTTGAATCCCGAGGTTTTGAATGCTGAGGCTACTGAGAGCCTGCTGACATTGCTACCTACTCAAGAGGAGATTACTATAGTCCAGGAGTATGTGAAATCAGGTGGTGATGTGAATGCAGTTGATCGTCCGGAGCAGTTTGTGGCGGTCATTTCCACAATCCCACTCTTGAAGCAGCGTTTGGAATGCCACCAGATTGCCTTAACGTTTAAGGAGCACTTTGACGAAATCGAGGCGCCTTTGTCACGTATCATTAAAGGCTGTGAGGACGTCATGACAAACCGCAGTTTGAATGTATTGGCTAATGTAGTGCTCAAGATCGGTAATGCGCTTAATGCTGGTGACTCTAAGAAGGGTAATGCTGAGGGTTTCAAGCCCACAACTTTCGCTAAGTTAAATGAGTTCCGGACTACTACCAAGCCCGTGAAGACCTTGATGCAATACATTTGCGACATTGTGGCGCGTAATGACGAGAGCTTGCTTCAGATATATGATGACTTACGTTCATGTGAGGACTGTTCAAAGATAGACATGGCTGTTTTAGAGGGTGGTCTAGCCAAGTTAAAGAATGACATGCAGCGCGTCTCGAATGCTGTAGCG